A region from the Lolium perenne isolate Kyuss_39 chromosome 4, Kyuss_2.0, whole genome shotgun sequence genome encodes:
- the LOC139839190 gene encoding uncharacterized protein has translation MEGDMIEQFQAEYEEEMLNEEAVPRRRRRREFIRRDRLGAHDRLFEDYFADDCNYPPSYFRRRYRMRRSLFLRIVDRLGEYSPYFTQRVDALNRAGFSPLQKCTAALRLLAYGAAADTIDEWLKLARQTSSDCLDRFCEGIIECYGETFCRRPNVEDTQRLLAKAEERGFPGMLGSIDCMHWQWRNCPVAHAGQFTRGDIKHPTIILEAVASYDRWIWHAFFGVAGSNNDINVLNQSPLFTDVLRGEAPVVNFTVNGHEYHYGYYLADGSYPS, from the coding sequence ATGGAGGGTGATATGATCGAGCAGTTCCAGGCGGAGTATGAGGAGGAGATGCTCAACGAGGAGGCGGTGCCAAGACGGCGACGCCGCCGAGAGTTCATCAGGCGTGATCGTCTGGGTGCCCACGATCGGCTCTTcgaggactacttcgccgacgactgCAATTATCCTCCGAGCTACTTTCGGCGAAGGTATCGGATGAGGCGATCCCtttttctgcgcattgtggatagattgggtgaatactctccgtatttcacccaaagagttgatgctctcaaccgtgctggtttttctcccctacaaaagtgtactgcggctttgcgtctgttagcttatggagccgctgcagatacgatagatgagtggcttaagttagctagacaaacttcatcAGATTGTCTAGATAGATTCTGTGAAGGCATCATTGAGTGTTACGGGGAGACGTTTTGCCGTCGCCCAAATGTGGAGGATACTCAGCGTCTGTTAGCGAAAGCCGAGGAGCGTGGCTTTCCGGGCATGTTagggagcatcgattgcatgcattggcagtggaggaactgcccagtggctcatgctggtcaattcacaaggggagacatcaaacaccctaccataatcttagaagccgttgcgtcgtatgatcgttggatctggcatgccttttttggagtggccgggtccaacaacgacatcaatgtACTCAACCAGTCGCCGTTGTTCACTGATGTGCTTAGGGGAGAAGCACCCGTAGTGAACTTCACGGTGAATGGACACGAGTACCACTATGGTTACTACCTTGCCGACGGCAGCTACCCCTCCTAG
- the LOC127347351 gene encoding uncharacterized protein, with protein sequence MKGVTLPQSEKHRVFTAAQSAWRKDVECAFGVLKARFNILAVSGRSYSRRTLGLIMRACVILHNMIIDDERGTNLDNIYETVDSNVGPTIHHHAPPSLAARIQMDNEMRESPMYAQLQHDLIEHVWANA encoded by the coding sequence ATGAAAGGTGTTACTCTTCCACAAAGTGAAAAGCATCGAGTGTTCACTGCTGCTCAATCAGCTTGGCGCAAAGATGTCGAGTGTGCCTTTGGAGTGCTGAAGGCTAGGTTCAACATTCTAGCAGTTTCGGGACGCTCCTACTCGAGGCGTACTCTTGGGTtgatcatgcgtgcatgtgtcattctgcacaacatgatcatcgacgatGAGCGTGGTACAAATTTGGACAACATCTATGAGACAGTTGATTCAAATGTCGGGCCTACAATACACCACCATGCACCACCAAGCCTAGCAGCCAGGATTCAGATGGACAACGAAATGAGGGAGTCACCAATGTATGCACAGCTCCAGCATGATTTGATTGAGCATGTGTGGGCTAATGCCtag